The following nucleotide sequence is from Gymnodinialimonas phycosphaerae.
CTCTATCGGCGTGCAGGATTTTGATCCCGAAACTCAGAAGCTCATCGGGCGCGAACAGAGTTTCGAGGCCACGAAAGCGGCGGTCGAGGGGTTGCGCGCGCGCGGCCTGCGGACGCTCACCATGGGCCTTCTGTACGGTCTGCCCCGACAGACCCGCGCACGCCTGACACTGACGACCCAAATGATGCTGTCACTGACGCCAGACCGGGTGGCGGTGCAACCCTATGCCCACGTGCCGACGATTGCGCGACGACAGTCTTTGATCCCCACCGAAGATCTGCCGCCGCCCGAGACGCAGTTGCAACTGTTCGATACAGCTAGCCAGATCCTGACTTGGGACGGGTATGAGCCGATCGGCATTGACCATTTCGCGCTGCCCTCGGATCGCTTGGCGCAAGCCGCGAAAGTGAGACGCCTAAGCCGGTCGTTCGAGGGCTATACAGACGACACGGACGGCGTGCTGATCGGGCTTGGGGCCTCCGCGATTTCGCGGTTTCCCCAAGGCTACGCCCAAAACGCTCCCAGCACGACCGCCTACCTCAAGGCCGTCGCCGCCGGAGGTCTGCCAATTACGCGAGGACATCAGACGCAGGGCGAGGACGCCTTGCGCGGAAGGATGATCGAGATGGTTCTGTGCGATTTCCGGATCGACACAGCGCAGTTGTTGACCGAGGGGCTTGGCCCGCAACGTTTGATCACCGAATTGCTGGCGCAGTTGGTGCGCACCTTCACAGGCCAGGTCATCCCCACGCCAGACGGAATCGTCATCCCTCGTCACGCCAAGCCGCTGGCCCGCGTGATCGCACGGGATCTGGACGCTTATACCAAGCCCACCAAGGAAGGCTGACGATCAAGCTGGGGCGGAAGCGCGCGCCCCATTCAGGCGACGCTGACATCCCCGAAAGCGGCTTTCATCAACTCGCGGGTATAGGCTGTGCGCGGGCTGGCGAAGATGTCCTTGGAAAGGCCGGCTTCCACCACATCGCCCTGCTTCATCACGATCACCTGATGGCTGAGTGCGCGCACGACGCGCAGGTCGTGGGAAATGAACAGGTACGCCAGCTTGTGGTCCTTTTGCAGCCGCCGCAGCAGGTCCACGATCTGAACCTGAACCGTCATGTCGAGTGCTGACGTCGGCTCGTCGAGCACCACCAGTTTCGGGCGCAGGATCATCGCGCGGGCGATGGCAATGCGCTGGCGTTGCCCGCCCGAGAACTCGTGCGGGTAACGGTGCATCATCGCGGGATCGAGCCCTACTTCTTCAAGGATTTCGCCGACCCGCCGACGGCGCCCCGTCTTGTTGACGTTTTGCACCGTAAGACCCTCGGCCACGATCTGTTCGATCGTCATGCGGGGGCTGAGAGAGCCGAAAGGGTCCTGGAACACGATTTGGATGTCACGGCGCAGGGCCCGCAAGTCGGCCTTGCCCAGGTCCGGCACATGTTGGTTCAGGAAATCGATCGGACCCTCTGACCGGATCAGACGCATGATCGCCAACGCCAGCGTGGTCTTGCCC
It contains:
- a CDS encoding radical SAM protein, whose protein sequence is MDQYSQLRRFGLLDANLPRYTSYPPVPRFTDGVKSRDVSAWVSQIPANTGVSIYLHIPFCQRLCWFCSARTQGAPGGAPVAAYVDALLQEIDALRAILPQGVHAKRVNWGGGTPTILSPADINRLSTALFEALPLSDTSDLKVEIDPTELDDARLDALAAMGLTHASIGVQDFDPETQKLIGREQSFEATKAAVEGLRARGLRTLTMGLLYGLPRQTRARLTLTTQMMLSLTPDRVAVQPYAHVPTIARRQSLIPTEDLPPPETQLQLFDTASQILTWDGYEPIGIDHFALPSDRLAQAAKVRRLSRSFEGYTDDTDGVLIGLGASAISRFPQGYAQNAPSTTAYLKAVAAGGLPITRGHQTQGEDALRGRMIEMVLCDFRIDTAQLLTEGLGPQRLITELLAQLVRTFTGQVIPTPDGIVIPRHAKPLARVIARDLDAYTKPTKEG